The Nocardia arthritidis genome has a window encoding:
- the sph gene encoding sphingomyelin phosphodiesterase — protein sequence MHLRTMLTSLALALVGMSSTPIASAAPADLKIATYNVFLFSRNAYPNWGQQARADLIKADGVLAGQDVVVLQEMFDNETSERLLANLSDAYPHQTPVMGRSRSGWDSTQGSYSNTVPEDGGVAVVSRWPIAEKIQYVYKDACGWDNQANKGFVYVKTMSPNGPVHVLGTHMQADATRCTVPEAPIRAKQLDEVVTFLKAKAIPADETVVFAGDLNIDRSAPEYTDALRRLNARTPESTTGHPFSFDPQTNSISMDRDKGHPRQQLDHVLLLNGHAGPARWNNETRMIHSPKWTVSSWGKEYSYTDYSDHYPVFATAN from the coding sequence CCCAGCCGATCTGAAGATCGCCACCTACAACGTTTTCCTGTTCTCCCGCAACGCTTATCCGAATTGGGGGCAGCAGGCCCGTGCCGACCTGATCAAGGCGGACGGGGTTCTCGCGGGTCAAGATGTCGTTGTGCTGCAGGAGATGTTCGACAACGAGACCTCGGAACGCCTGCTGGCCAACCTGTCCGACGCCTACCCACATCAGACCCCGGTCATGGGGCGGTCCCGCAGCGGCTGGGACTCCACACAAGGCTCGTACTCCAACACCGTCCCGGAGGACGGCGGCGTGGCGGTGGTCAGTCGCTGGCCGATTGCCGAGAAGATCCAGTACGTCTATAAGGACGCCTGTGGCTGGGATAACCAAGCCAACAAAGGCTTCGTCTATGTGAAGACGATGTCGCCGAACGGTCCGGTGCATGTGCTCGGCACCCATATGCAGGCGGATGCGACTCGTTGCACCGTTCCCGAGGCGCCGATCCGGGCCAAACAGCTCGACGAGGTGGTCACGTTCCTGAAGGCCAAGGCGATCCCCGCCGACGAGACCGTGGTCTTCGCCGGAGATCTGAATATCGACCGGTCTGCCCCGGAATACACTGACGCGCTGCGCCGACTGAACGCCCGTACACCCGAATCCACGACTGGTCACCCATTTTCGTTCGATCCGCAGACCAACTCCATCAGTATGGATCGCGACAAGGGACATCCCCGCCAACAGCTCGACCACGTCCTGTTACTGAACGGCCATGCCGGACCGGCCCGTTGGAATAACGAGACCCGCATGATTCACTCGCCGAAGTGGACCGTCTCCTCCTGGGGCAAGGAATACAGCTACACCGACTATTCCGATCACTACCCGGTCTTCGCCACTGCCAACTGA